In Arachis stenosperma cultivar V10309 chromosome 1, arast.V10309.gnm1.PFL2, whole genome shotgun sequence, one DNA window encodes the following:
- the LOC130978505 gene encoding uncharacterized protein LOC130978505, whose translation MTHFTTAAMEIPDLNPEVQLHAIKSGLRPGKFQEAIAVVRQKTLEEFREKAMGQIKIEELHETRRNERPASRKEEERPYRSQSRDSKKPFRLAPKFDSYTKFNTKREDIIKEIIHSKLIKPPSRADTYQDQRYIDKTKHCAFHQKFGHTTDECVVAKDMLERLARQGLLDKYIGRQIHKEQPASGEAEHTKASGEKSQWQNNQLPKKVINYISGGFACGGETSSARKRSYRTMLAVQNETLFDLPTPKVPDITFTSRDFDTKTPNLNDPVVILVTTGDLLIRKVLLYQGSSADVMFLSTFKKMQLNKKVLQPSSGKLVGFLGERVPVTGYVWVKTTLGEPPHSKTLDIQYLIVDCFSPYNIILGRPSLNTFRAMVSTIHLCVKFCSEKGTIAIIYSDRKEARQCYNAGLKVQQATMRRINSVYNASDIPDLAELDPRIHHEQRPTPADDL comes from the coding sequence ATGACGCACTTTACGACAGCAGCAATGGAAATTCCTGACCTCAATCCAGAAGTACAGCTGCACGCGATAAAAAGCGGCCTCAGGCCAGGAAAATTCCAGGAAGCCATCGCTGTAGTAAGACAAAAAACATTAGAGGAATTCCGAGAAAAGGCGATGGGgcaaattaaaatagaagagcTCCACGAAACTCGAAGGAACGAGAGGCCAGCAtccagaaaagaagaagaaagaccATACAGGTCCCAGAGCAGGGACTCCAAAAAGCCTTTCAGACTGGCCCCGAAGTTCGATTCGTATACCAAGTTCAACACTAAAAGGGAGGATATAATCAAAGAGATCATCCACAGCAAACTCATCAAACCACCAAGCCGAGCAGATACATACCAAGACCAAAGGTATATTGACAAAACGAAACACTGCGCCTTCCATCAAAAGTTCGGACACACCACGGACGAATGTGTCGTAGCCAAAGACATGTTGGAAAGGCTAGCAAGGCAAGGATTACTGGACAAATACATCGGCAGACAAATCCATAAGGAACAACCCGCCTCGGGTGAAGCAGAACACACGAAGGCAAGCGGCGAAAAATCCCAATGGCAGAATAATCAACTACCAAAGAAAGTCATCAACTATATTTCAGGAGGTTTCGCGTGTGGTGGAGAAACAAGCTCGGCAAGGAAAAGAAGCTACCGAACCATGTTAGCAGTCCAAAACGAGACGCTCTTTGACTTACCTACACCAAAAGTCCCTGATATCACATTCACAAGCAGGGACTTTGACACTAAAACTCCCAACCTTAATGACCCCGTAGTCATCTTGGTAACAACAGGAGACCTCCTAATTCGGAAAGTCTTGTTATACCAAGGGAGCAGTGCCGACGTCATGTTTCTATCAACCTTCAAGAAGATGCAGCTGAACAAAAAAGTGCTGCAACCGTCCTCCGGCAAGCTCGTCGGATTCTTAGGGGAAAGGGTCCCTGTGACAGGTTATGTATGGGTGAAGACGACCCTAGGGGAACCTCCTCACTCAAAAACTTTAGACATTCAATATTTAATTGTCGATTGTTTTAGTCCATATAatatcatcctaggaagaccttctTTAAATACTTTCAGAGCCATGGTCTCTACTATTCACTTGTGTGTTAAGTTCTGTTCAGAGAAAGGAACCATAGCAATAATCTATTCGGATAGGAAAGAAGCGAGGCAGTGCTACAACGCAGGACTCAAAGTACAACAGGCAACAATGAGGAGAATAAACTCGGTATACAATGCCAGTGACATACCAGACCTCGCCGAGTTGGATCCTCGGATCCACCATGAGCAAAGGCCAACACCAGCCGATGATCTGTAG
- the LOC130978489 gene encoding uncharacterized protein LOC130978489: MDALLNDRFRDVAQAEGIKEGMNEDAKKFYNLVEEASKELYPGCDEFSTLSFTIRLYLLKCQHGWSNASFTSLLELLKEAIPNLNIPTSFNKAKTMVRDLGLDYKKIDACPNDCMLYWKEYEKDTSCHECGASRWIVHPVVEADVLPSKKYHNIPVKTLRLFPLIPRLQRLFMCSVTAKSMRWHDEERRKDEKLRHPADGQSWKDFDNRHTNFALDPRNVRLGLSSDGFNPYRTMSISHSTWPVVLMAYNLPPWMSMKQEYFMLSLLIPGPKSPGNDIDIYLQPLIEELKELWEVGVETYDASKNETFQMYAALMWTISDFPAYAMLSGWSTKGKLACPCCNHETCSNYLKYSRKTCYMGHRAFLPEDHPWRANKRSFNGKVEYRQAPPLLSGTEALSQLEYVDNSFGKLKPKKDGPWKKRSIFFDLPYWQYNTSRHNLDVMHIEKNIVDSILETLLDISGKTKDHTNARYDLQKMGIRKNLLPKKTNGRKKVKLAKACYSMTNAEKSIFCDVLKTAKLPDGSASNISWCVNLLERRISGYKTHDAHFMLHYLLQIPIKGILPDQVAVPLI, encoded by the coding sequence ATGGACGCCTTGTTGAACGATAGATTTCGAGATGTGGCACAAGCGGAAGGGATAAAAGAAGGTATGAATGAAGATGCAAAGAAATTCTATAACTTGGTTGAAGAGGCTAGCAAAGAACTGTATCCCGGTTGCGACGAGTTTTCTACGTTGTCTTTCACCATCCGATTATACTTGTTAAAGTGTCAACATGGGTGGAGTAATGCCTCTTTTACTTCTCTCTTGGAGTTGCTAAAAGAGGCTATTCCTAACTTAAATATTCCTACTTCTTTCAATAAAGCCAAGACTATGGTGAGAGATTTAGGTCTTGACTATAAAAAGATTGACGCATGCCCGAACGATTGCATGCTATATTGGAAAGAGTATGAGAAGGACACATCTTGTCATGAATGTGGCGCTTCGCGTTGGATTGTGCATCCTGTAGTTGAAGCTGATGTTTTGCCTTCAAAAAAATATCACAATATTCCTGTGAAGACGTTGCGACTTTTTCCCCTAATTCCCAGGCTTCAAAGACTATTCATGTGCTCAGTAACAGCTAAAAGCATGAGGTGGCATGATGAAGAACGCAGAAAAGATGAGAAGTTAAGGCATCCCGCTGATGGACAGTCATGGAAGGACTTTGACAATCGTCATACAAATTTTGCTCTCGATCCCCGTAATGTGAGACTTGGCTTGTCAAGTGACGGATTCAATCCATATCGAACCATGAGCATATCTCATAGCACATGGCCTGTTGTTTTAATGGCTTATAATTTGCCGCCATGGATGTCTATGAAACAGGAATACTTTATGTTGTCGTTGCTAATCCCTGGACCAAAGTCACCAGGAAATGATATAGACATTTACTTGCAACCTTTGATCGAGGAGTTGAAGGAGTTGTGGGAGGTTGGGGTGGAAACATATGATGCATCAAAAAATGAAACCTTCCAAATGTATGCAGCTCTTATGTGGACAATTAGTGATTTTCCGGCTTACGCAATGCTATCTGGTTGGAGTACAAAAGGGAAGCTAGCTTGCCCTTGTTGTAACCATGAGACTTGTTCTAACTATCTTAAATATAGTCGCAAGACATGCTATATGGGTCATCGTGCCTTTTTGCCTGAGGATCATCCATGGAGAGCTAATAAGAGATCTTTCAATGGAAAAGTAGAATATAGGCAAGCTCCACCATTATTATCGGGTACTGAAGCTTTAAGTCAGTTGGAGTATGTGGATAATTCATTTGGGAAGCTAAAACCAAAGAAAGATGGTCCATGGAAGAAGAGGTCAATATTCTTTGATTTACCTTATTGGCAGTATAACACATCACGACACAATTTAGATGTGATGCACATAGAAAAGAACATAGTTGATAGTATTCTTGAAACTCTCTTGGATATTTCTGGCAAGACAAAAGATCACACAAATGCTCGATATGACTTGCAAAAAATGGGCATTCGAAAGAACCTTCTCCCCAAGAAAACAAATGGTAGGAAAAAGGTGAAGCTGGCAAAGGCATGCTACTCAATGACCAATGCTGAAAAGTCAATTTTTTGTGACGTCTTGAAGACAGCAAAGTTGCCAGATGGCTCTGCTTCAAATATTTCTTGGTGTGTGAACCTTTTGGAGAGAAGAATATCTGGTTATAAGACTCATGATGCTCATTTCATGCTTCACTATTTGTTACAAATTCCTATCAAAGGAATACTTCCAGATCAAGTTGCAGTTCCTTTGATTTGA